Part of the Yersinia hibernica genome, AATAGTGGGAAAGAAATAGCGATAAAATGCTATTTTTAGCCGGTTATCCAAAGGAATAACTGAAAAAACCGCTCATTATCGCTATTAACAGCATTAATAATCAGCATATTGTGCAAGATGGTTTTATTGGTTTTATATTCCGTAAAATTAGTATTTATTCAGAATAATAATCCGATTAAATCTTTTTTAAGATTATTGATTCTGTTGCTTAGAAATAATCTAAATTAAAGTATATCAGCGCCATCTTAATGCCGGTGATATCAAAGATGGCGGATATTCATTGACATAAGGTCTTGCCATGCCTCAATTTGTTCATATTGAGCTAGGATTATTGAAGTGACCAGTATTTTGCAGGGTTATAAAACCGTGAGGATGCGCTAATGACAACTTCAACATCGAAACACACCGCGCAAGATAAGCGCCTGACTGACGGCCCGGACTGGACATTTGAATTGTTACAGGTCTATCTGGATCAAATAGACCGGGTGGCAAAACATTACCGGCTCGACACCTATCCGCACCAGATAGAGGTCATCACCTCAGAACAAATGATGGATGCCTATTCAAGTATTGGCATGCCAATCAATTATACCCATTGGTCATTTGGTAAGAAGTTTATTGAAACCGAGCAAAAATATAAACAAGGCCAACAGGGATTAGCCTATGAGATTGTGATTAACTCCAATCCTTGTATTGCTTATTTAATGGAAGAAAACACCATTACGATGCAAGCCTTGGTGATGGCTCACGCCTGCTACGGTCATAATTCTTTCTTTAAGAATAACTATTTATTCCGTGCCTGGACGGATGCCAGCTCGATTGTTGATTATTTGTTATTTGCCCGTCATTACATCAGTGAATGCGAAGAGCGCTATGGGGTGGAAGAAGTTGAGCGCCTACTGGATTCTTGCCATGCGCTGATGAATTATGGCGTTGACCGCTATAAACGCCCGCAAAAAATTTCATTGGTTGAGGAAACTGCGCGTCAAAAAAGCCGAGAGGAATATCTGCAAAGTCAGGTCAATTCATTGTGGAAAACATTGCCACGTAAAGACCGGGAAGAAGTGCAAGCCCAAGCTCAGCGCTATCCAAGTGAGCCACAAGAAAACCTGCTCTACTTTATGGAGAAGAATGCGCCGCTGTTAGAATCCTGGCAGCGAGAAGTGCTGCGGATCGTGCGTAAAGTGAGCCAATATTTTTATCCGCAGAAACAAACCC contains:
- a CDS encoding SpoVR family protein, producing MTTSTSKHTAQDKRLTDGPDWTFELLQVYLDQIDRVAKHYRLDTYPHQIEVITSEQMMDAYSSIGMPINYTHWSFGKKFIETEQKYKQGQQGLAYEIVINSNPCIAYLMEENTITMQALVMAHACYGHNSFFKNNYLFRAWTDASSIVDYLLFARHYISECEERYGVEEVERLLDSCHALMNYGVDRYKRPQKISLVEETARQKSREEYLQSQVNSLWKTLPRKDREEVQAQAQRYPSEPQENLLYFMEKNAPLLESWQREVLRIVRKVSQYFYPQKQTQVMNEGWATFWHYTILNHLYDEGRVSDRFMMEFLHSHTNVVYQPPYNSPYYSGINPYALGFAMFQDIKRICQSPTEEDYYWFPDIAGKDWLDTLHFAMRDFKDESFISQFLSPKVMRDFRLFTVLDDDKNNYLEISAIHNEEGYRAIRNELSAQYNLSNHEPNIQVWNVDLRGDRSLTLRYIPHDRAPLDKSRQQVMKHIHRLWGFDIHMEQLNDDGTIELLDSIPPRVNKL